A window from Drosophila nasuta strain 15112-1781.00 chromosome 3, ASM2355853v1, whole genome shotgun sequence encodes these proteins:
- the LOC132792557 gene encoding uncharacterized protein LOC132792557: protein MHSICLLLLVICLGASCHAIRVDWGTNTGPIVPPPPRTTPTPPRLPYREPAPVWEDQSDDIPNPQPYVYVLPPPSRPRTWIIPAGPYAPPNYNNLPPKRGNYGELLTPYSSPADAVAGTVAVPGLAAQYVPGVGIKYTAIVPSKQQGKYNAKTKKYKAYEKAKYAPWNYLQLLPVEEKPLDWQAPEELPPQSLSSSTTTAEPSSSSSSSSSPTATNSETTTLATSSTTTATATSTTTSTTTTTTPKPTATAKLAHEKSAYLKKHNKLKKLLEKMQAQNNSAQTMLISS, encoded by the exons atg CACTCaatttgcctgctgctgctagtCATCTGCCTTGGTGCGAGCTGCCACGCGATACGCGTCGACTGGGGCACGAACACTGGCCCGATtgtgccaccgccgccgcgCACCACGCCCACGCCGCCACGCCTGCCATACCGCGAGCCAGCGCCCGTCTGGGAGGATCAAAGCGATGATATACCCAACCCGCAGCCATATGT TTATGTGCTGCCGCCTCCTTCACGTCCACGCACTTGGATCATACCCGCCGGACCCTATGCCCCGCCCAACTACAACAATCTGCCGCCCAAGCGCGGCAACTATGGCGAACTCTTGACTCCGTACAGCTCGCCAGCTGATGCGGTAGCGGGAACTGTCGCAGTGCCTGGATTGGCGGCGCAATATGTGCCTGGAGTGGGCATCAAGTATACGGCGATTGTGCCCAGCAAGCAACAGGGCAAATACAATGCAAAGACCAAGAAATACAAGGCCTACGAGAAGGCCAAGTATGCGCCATGGAACTAT ttgcagctgctgccggtGGAGGAGAAGCCGTTGGATTGGCAAGCGCCAGAGGAGTTGCCACCACAGTCACTCAGCTCctccacaacaacagcagagcccagcagcagcagcagcagcagcagcagtccaACTGCAACCAACTCCGAGACAACAACGTTAGCAACATCttcaacgacaacagcaactgcaacatcaacgacaacatcaacaacaacaacgacgacgccAAAGcccacagcaacagctaaGCTGGCACACGAGAAGAGCGCCTATCTGAAGAAGCACAACAAGCTGAAGAAGCTGCTTGAAAAAATGCAGGCTCAAAACAACTCAGCCCAAACGATGCTCATCTCAAGTTGA